In Daphnia pulex isolate KAP4 chromosome 7, ASM2113471v1, one genomic interval encodes:
- the LOC124196842 gene encoding uncharacterized protein LOC124196842 isoform X4, which yields MTKLSLVVFVWIWHCAVYGQLPLNNVDYNPYTSTFLSQPTKQIRAARATGRLGNPQNIRDALSLSAISLQLNKQIEATTASLASQLKDTNDKLEKTNADLSSTQKQVSDLMEALTKANDATKAAQADLDKTNSALSQWSAALKAKASKEELYGAVSHFTAALDEKAFKEEMDHAVGQLTTALDEKVSKEKFHGTVAQLTAALDAKASKGELVGTVAQLTKALDAKASNEELVDAEEQLNAALDTKASKEDLEEAVEQLTTALDAKASKSDLEATNLEVSKLKVLTSPNSNGAIPTSCGDLKTFGFAKSGIYSVMISKQVQNVYCDFSKSNDAGLQKWIGIVDVKSAPVYFQAQRTSSYSTVDSVVPFDLIRLNDGKALDPSGVFVAPAPGKYFFGFSGLSDNGALARVVLEVKTATVDWSRVGEGYGDTTFKTFAFHATLELLKGDQVRLVLTEGAIHDSDLHFYTNFVGVLIAQNELTV from the exons atgacaaaactaTCG TTGgttgtgtttgtttggatTTGGCACTGTGCTGTCTATGGCCAGTTACCCCTAAATAATGTTGATTACAATCCCTACACTTCTACGTTCTTGAGTCAACCGACTAAACAAATAAGAGCAGCTAGAGCAACTGGTCGATTGGGAAATCCACAGAACATTAGGGATGCTTTAAGTCTGAGTGCCATTTCCTTACaactaaataaacaaattgaagCTACGACTGCCAGCTTAGCAAGTCAACTAAAAG ATACAAATGACAAATTAGAAAAAACTAACGCAGATTTATCCAGTACGCAAAAACAGGTTTCTGATTTGATGGAGGCATTGACAA AAGCAAATGATGCAACGAAAGCTGCACAAGCAGATCTAGACAAAACGAACAGCGCTCTTTCACAATGGAGTGCAGCACTGAAAG CAAAAGCCTCAAAAGAAGAACTATATGGCGCCGTTTCACATTTTACTGCAGCATTGGACG AAAAAGCctttaaagaagaaatggatcaCGCCGTTGGACAATTGACTACAGCATTGGATG AAAaagtctcaaaagaaaaattccatgGCACTGTTGCACAATTGACTGCAGCATTGGAcg CAAAAGCTTCAAAAGGGGAACTGGTTGGCACCGTTGCACAATTGACAAAAGCATTGGACG CCAAAGCTTCAAATGAAGAACTGGTTGACGCCGAGGAACAGTTGAATGCAGCATTGGACA CAAAAGCCTCAAAAGAAGATCTGGAGGAAGCCGTCGAACAATTGACTACAGCATTGGATG CAAAAGCCTCAAAATCAGACCTGGAAGCAACGAATTTAGAAGTTTCAAAGTTGAAAG TCCTTACGAGTCCTAATTCAAATGGAGCAATCCCCACCTCATGTGGAGACCTCAAAACTTTCGGCTTTGCCAAAAGCGGAATCTACTCCGTTATGATCAGCAAACAAGTCCAAAACGTCTACTGcgatttttctaaatcaaacGATGCAG GTTTGCAAAAATGGATTGGTATCGTCGATGTAAAATCGGCACCTGTTTATTTCCAAGCTCAACGGACATCTAGCTATTCGACTGTCGACAGCGTCGTTCCGTTTGATTTAATCAGACTCAATGATGGGAAGGCATTGGACCCTTCCGGAGTATTCGTTGCACCTGCAccaggaaaatattttttcggtttttcagGTCTTAGTGATAACGGTGCCCTCGCAAGAGTAGTGTTGGAGGTGAAAACTGCAACAGTGGATTGGTCCAGAGTTGGAGAAGGGTACGGTGACACAACGTTTAAGACTTTCGCTTTCCACGCTACATTGGAACTCCTCAAAGGCGACCAAGTTAGACTGGTCTTGACAGAAGGAGCCATTCACGATAGcgatctacatttttacaCTAACTTTGTCGGTGTTTTAATCGCGCAAAACGAATTAACggtttaa
- the LOC124196842 gene encoding uncharacterized protein LOC124196842 isoform X2, which translates to MTKLSLVVFVWIWHCAVYGQLPLNNVDYNPYTSTFLSQPTKQIRAARATGRLGNPQNIRDALSLSAISLQLNKQIEATTASLASQLKDTNDKLEKTNADLSSTQKQVSDLMEALTKANDATKAAQADLDKTNSALSQWSAALKAKASKEELYGAVSHFTAALDEKAFKEEMDHAVGQLTTALDEKVSKEKFHGTVAQLTAALDAKASKGELVGTVAQLTKALDAKASNEELVDAEEQLNAALDTKASKEDLEEAVEQLTTALDAKALKEELDSAVAKFTTNGTAALNTKASKSDLEATNLEVSKLKVLTSPNSNGAIPTSCGDLKTFGFAKSGIYSVMISKQVQNVYCDFSKSNDAGLQKWIGIVDVKSAPVYFQAQRTSSYSTVDSVVPFDLIRLNDGKALDPSGVFVAPAPGKYFFGFSGLSDNGALARVVLEVKTATVDWSRVGEGYGDTTFKTFAFHATLELLKGDQVRLVLTEGAIHDSDLHFYTNFVGVLIAQNELTV; encoded by the exons atgacaaaactaTCG TTGgttgtgtttgtttggatTTGGCACTGTGCTGTCTATGGCCAGTTACCCCTAAATAATGTTGATTACAATCCCTACACTTCTACGTTCTTGAGTCAACCGACTAAACAAATAAGAGCAGCTAGAGCAACTGGTCGATTGGGAAATCCACAGAACATTAGGGATGCTTTAAGTCTGAGTGCCATTTCCTTACaactaaataaacaaattgaagCTACGACTGCCAGCTTAGCAAGTCAACTAAAAG ATACAAATGACAAATTAGAAAAAACTAACGCAGATTTATCCAGTACGCAAAAACAGGTTTCTGATTTGATGGAGGCATTGACAA AAGCAAATGATGCAACGAAAGCTGCACAAGCAGATCTAGACAAAACGAACAGCGCTCTTTCACAATGGAGTGCAGCACTGAAAG CAAAAGCCTCAAAAGAAGAACTATATGGCGCCGTTTCACATTTTACTGCAGCATTGGACG AAAAAGCctttaaagaagaaatggatcaCGCCGTTGGACAATTGACTACAGCATTGGATG AAAaagtctcaaaagaaaaattccatgGCACTGTTGCACAATTGACTGCAGCATTGGAcg CAAAAGCTTCAAAAGGGGAACTGGTTGGCACCGTTGCACAATTGACAAAAGCATTGGACG CCAAAGCTTCAAATGAAGAACTGGTTGACGCCGAGGAACAGTTGAATGCAGCATTGGACA CAAAAGCCTCAAAAGAAGATCTGGAGGAAGCCGTCGAACAATTGACTACAGCATTGGATG CGAAAGCCTTAAAAGAAGAACTGGATAGCGCCGTCGCAAAATTTACTACTAACGGGACTGCAGCATTGAACa CAAAAGCCTCAAAATCAGACCTGGAAGCAACGAATTTAGAAGTTTCAAAGTTGAAAG TCCTTACGAGTCCTAATTCAAATGGAGCAATCCCCACCTCATGTGGAGACCTCAAAACTTTCGGCTTTGCCAAAAGCGGAATCTACTCCGTTATGATCAGCAAACAAGTCCAAAACGTCTACTGcgatttttctaaatcaaacGATGCAG GTTTGCAAAAATGGATTGGTATCGTCGATGTAAAATCGGCACCTGTTTATTTCCAAGCTCAACGGACATCTAGCTATTCGACTGTCGACAGCGTCGTTCCGTTTGATTTAATCAGACTCAATGATGGGAAGGCATTGGACCCTTCCGGAGTATTCGTTGCACCTGCAccaggaaaatattttttcggtttttcagGTCTTAGTGATAACGGTGCCCTCGCAAGAGTAGTGTTGGAGGTGAAAACTGCAACAGTGGATTGGTCCAGAGTTGGAGAAGGGTACGGTGACACAACGTTTAAGACTTTCGCTTTCCACGCTACATTGGAACTCCTCAAAGGCGACCAAGTTAGACTGGTCTTGACAGAAGGAGCCATTCACGATAGcgatctacatttttacaCTAACTTTGTCGGTGTTTTAATCGCGCAAAACGAATTAACggtttaa
- the LOC124196842 gene encoding uncharacterized protein LOC124196842 isoform X8 has translation MTKLSLVVFVWIWHCAVYGQLPLNNVDYNPYTSTFLSQPTKQIRAARATGRLGNPQNIRDALSLSAISLQLNKQIEATTASLASQLKDTNDKLEKTNADLSSTQKQVSDLMEALTKANDATKAAQADLDKTNSALSQWSAALKAKASKEELYGAVSHFTAALDEKAFKEEMDHAVGQLTTALDAKALKEELDSAVAKFTTNGTAALNTKASKSDLEATNLEVSKLKVLTSPNSNGAIPTSCGDLKTFGFAKSGIYSVMISKQVQNVYCDFSKSNDAGLQKWIGIVDVKSAPVYFQAQRTSSYSTVDSVVPFDLIRLNDGKALDPSGVFVAPAPGKYFFGFSGLSDNGALARVVLEVKTATVDWSRVGEGYGDTTFKTFAFHATLELLKGDQVRLVLTEGAIHDSDLHFYTNFVGVLIAQNELTV, from the exons atgacaaaactaTCG TTGgttgtgtttgtttggatTTGGCACTGTGCTGTCTATGGCCAGTTACCCCTAAATAATGTTGATTACAATCCCTACACTTCTACGTTCTTGAGTCAACCGACTAAACAAATAAGAGCAGCTAGAGCAACTGGTCGATTGGGAAATCCACAGAACATTAGGGATGCTTTAAGTCTGAGTGCCATTTCCTTACaactaaataaacaaattgaagCTACGACTGCCAGCTTAGCAAGTCAACTAAAAG ATACAAATGACAAATTAGAAAAAACTAACGCAGATTTATCCAGTACGCAAAAACAGGTTTCTGATTTGATGGAGGCATTGACAA AAGCAAATGATGCAACGAAAGCTGCACAAGCAGATCTAGACAAAACGAACAGCGCTCTTTCACAATGGAGTGCAGCACTGAAAG CAAAAGCCTCAAAAGAAGAACTATATGGCGCCGTTTCACATTTTACTGCAGCATTGGACG AAAAAGCctttaaagaagaaatggatcaCGCCGTTGGACAATTGACTACAGCATTGGATG CGAAAGCCTTAAAAGAAGAACTGGATAGCGCCGTCGCAAAATTTACTACTAACGGGACTGCAGCATTGAACa CAAAAGCCTCAAAATCAGACCTGGAAGCAACGAATTTAGAAGTTTCAAAGTTGAAAG TCCTTACGAGTCCTAATTCAAATGGAGCAATCCCCACCTCATGTGGAGACCTCAAAACTTTCGGCTTTGCCAAAAGCGGAATCTACTCCGTTATGATCAGCAAACAAGTCCAAAACGTCTACTGcgatttttctaaatcaaacGATGCAG GTTTGCAAAAATGGATTGGTATCGTCGATGTAAAATCGGCACCTGTTTATTTCCAAGCTCAACGGACATCTAGCTATTCGACTGTCGACAGCGTCGTTCCGTTTGATTTAATCAGACTCAATGATGGGAAGGCATTGGACCCTTCCGGAGTATTCGTTGCACCTGCAccaggaaaatattttttcggtttttcagGTCTTAGTGATAACGGTGCCCTCGCAAGAGTAGTGTTGGAGGTGAAAACTGCAACAGTGGATTGGTCCAGAGTTGGAGAAGGGTACGGTGACACAACGTTTAAGACTTTCGCTTTCCACGCTACATTGGAACTCCTCAAAGGCGACCAAGTTAGACTGGTCTTGACAGAAGGAGCCATTCACGATAGcgatctacatttttacaCTAACTTTGTCGGTGTTTTAATCGCGCAAAACGAATTAACggtttaa